DNA sequence from the Sandaracinaceae bacterium genome:
CCTCATCCCGCGCATCGAGGCCGCGTTGCCGTGCCTCACGGAGGACGCCTCCCTGTTCGTCCACCTGGACTACCGCGAGGCCCACTACGTGAAGGTGGCGCTCGACCGCTTGCTCGGGCGCGCCTCGTTCATGAACGAGATCATCTGGGCCTACGACTACGGCGCGCGCAGCAAGTCCCGGTGGAGCGCCAAGCACGACACCATCCTCTGGTACGCGCTGAACCCCAAGCGCTACGTCTTCGACTTCGAGGCCATGGATCGCATCCCGTACATGGCGCCGGGCCTGGTCGGCCCAGAGAAAGCAGCGCGCGGCAAGACCCCCACCGACGTCTGGTGGCACACCATCGTGCCGCCGGGCGGTAGGGAGCGCACCGGGTACCCCACGCAGAAGCCGCTCGGCGTGCTGGAGCGCTTCATCAAGGTGCACACCGAGCCGGGTGACGTCGTGCTCGACTTCTTCGCGGGCAGCGGCACCACGGGCGCGGCTGCGGCGGCGCACGGGCGCGGCTACGTGCTGCTCGACGAGAACCCCGCGGCCGTGGATGTCATGGAGCGGCGGCTGGGGCACTCGCGGGGCTGAACGTCACCTCGAACATGGCGGGCCACTCCTTGCCGGTGATGAGGAAGTGTCCGCTCTCGGGCAGGTAGGCGATGCCGTTGAGCACGTCCGTGGTGCGTCGCTCCTCGGGGGTCAGCAGGCCGCGCGCGTCGATCACCGCCGTGACCTCCCCATCGCTGGGGTCGATGCGGACGATCTCGTCGGTCTGCCAGACGTTCGCGTAGACCACGCCGTCCACGCACTCGAGCTCGTTCAGCATACGCTGGGGCCGGCCGCTGCGCGTGACGCGCACCTCGCCGCGCGCGTCGAAGGTGGCGGGGTCACGGAACACCAGGCGGTTCGAGCCGTCGCTCATGACCAGGCGGTCCTGCCCCGCGTCGTAGCACAGGCCCCAGCCTTCCCCGGTGTAGTGGAGCTCGCGCCGGGGCGCGAAGGTCTCGAGGTCGTACTCGAACGCCACGCCGTCCTGCCACGTCAGCTGCAGCAGGCGGTCACCGACCAGCGCGAGCCCCTCGGCGAAGTACCGTGCGTCCACGTCACGCTTGCGTGAGACCTCGCCCGTCTCGAGCACCACCTCGCGCACCGACGAGCGCCCGTTCAGACCCGTGCTCTCGAAGACGCGTCCGTCGCTGTGGACGAACAGCCCTTGCGTAAAGGCCAAAGGGTCGTGAGGCAGGCGCCGGAGCACGTGGACGCGTAGCCGCTCGGGCGTGTTCGCCGCGGCCCCGGGAGGCACACCTGGACTCGTGGCGGGGCGCTCCTCCCGGGCTGCGACCTGCACGACGGTACCCTGTGCGGCGGCTTCGCCTTCGCGCTGCCGCACCTGATACACCACCGCGCCGAGCACGAGCAGGACGGCGCCCAGGGCCATCCACGTCAGGCGGTTGCTGCGGGGAGGGGCCTGCTCCGGCGGGGACGGGCGGGTGGACGAGGGCGGTGGAGAGCTGCTCACCGACCGAGAATAGCAGCGTCTTGGCGCTGGGCTCATGGTATCCCGGCGCTCATGGGACGACACAAGAGCGCAGTGAACAGCTCCATCGCCGCCTCGAGCGTGCGGCAGTGGTACGGCAGCATGGTGTTGGGCAGGCTCCCGGTCCCCCCAGGCACGCTCACGTTGTTCGACGCCGAGGGAGACGCCGACAGCCGGCTCGTGCGTGAAGCGCTGACCGAGCTGGACGTGGACCTGCGCATCGTGCCCGTGCCGGAGGGGGGGCAGCGCCACCGCGGCGCGCTCGTAGCCCTGGGGGGCGGGAGCGCTCGCGTACCCCTCTTGCACGACGCCGGAGCGGACGTGGTGGCGCAGGGCAAGGGCGCCATCTTGCGGCACCTCTTCGTGACGTATCGGCCAGACGACCCGCGCGTGCCGTTGCGCTATCGCTTCGGAGCTACCAGCTCCAAGCTGGCGACGCGCGTCCGCAAGGGCCGCGGCCTGCGCGCCACCGAGGGGCGGCCCGCCGCGCAGGACCTCGAGCTGTACAGCTTCGAGTCGAGTCCCTTCAGTCGCCTGGTGCGTGAGCGCCTGACCGAGCTGGAGCTGGCCTATCTCCTGCACAACCTGGGGAAGGAGCAGCGCGCCGACATCGGCCCTGCGGGGAAGACCCTGACGTTCGGCAAGCCATACGCGCCCGTGCCGGGGGGGAAGCGCGAAAAGCTGCTCGCGCGGGGCGGTCGAATCCAGGTTCCCTATCTGATCGACCCCAACACATCGACGGCGCTCTACGAGTCGCGGGCCATCCTCGAGTACCTCGACCGAACCTACGCTCGCTGATCGGCGCCGTGCACCGAAGCCATCAAACGCTTCGTCCGACGTCCGCGTTCCGGCGGGCCATGGTGAAGAGTCGTCCCCACGATTCCCGAGCCGCGCGAACACCCTCGGGGAACACGACGGTTCCTGCTACGCTCTCGCGCCGATGGAAACGTCTCTCGTCCTCGCTGCCATGGGGCGCCGGCTGCGGCCGTCGCTCGCGGGCGTGCTCCTCCTCTGTCCGTCCCTGATTCAGCTGGGCTGTGGGAGCGACGCGCCCAGCATGCGGCCCATCGCCGAGGGGGATCCTTGCGAGGGACCCGTCGTGTTCGCAGAGGGCGACGATGGCCACGCCGAGCCTCTGGCCGTGCGTCCCGACGAGGTCCGCGCGGGACGGCTCGACCTCGAGCACCTCCCCGATGATCCGCGCGGCCTCAACACGTACCGGGCGCGTGACTTCGTGCTCGCGAACGAGCACGTCGCGCTGATCGTCGAAGATGTGCGCCCGTCCGACCACTTCCACGAAGAGGGTGGCATGATCGTGGGGTTGGGCCGCATGCGCGACGGTCGCATCGTCGACGTGGCCGACTACGGGGAGCTCGTGCCCACCATGGGGCTCTACGCCATCCACCCCGAGAGCGCCACCGTGCTGCAAGCCGGCGGGCGCGGGCGCACTGCCGTGGTCCGCGTCGTGGGCACGATGCGCTCCTTCGCGTTCCTGCCGGACCTGTTTCAGATCATCCTCCGCGGCAACCACGACGGTTGGCAGGTGGCCATCGACTATTCGCTCGACGCCGGGGCCGAGTTCGCCGAGGTGACCATCCACGCGGCCAACGCGAGCGACGCCGTCGCCACCGTCGTGAGCAACGCGCTCTTCGCGGTCCAGGCCAACCGCATGCCCGTCTTCGCGCCCACCGTCGGGGCCGACACACAGTCCGGTGAGTTCCCCTACCTCGTGTTCGTCGACGACGAGGGCACCAGCTACGCGTGGGAGTCGCCCGCCGGCGTGATCGACACGCTGCTCTCCGTGAGCAACCTGCAGTTCTACGCGGGCCCCCGTTACGAGCTGCCTGCGTGCTCCGTCCACAGCGAGGTGGTGGGGCGCGTCCACATCGGAGAGCAGGGCTTCGACAGCGTGCTGGCCAGCATCGCGCGGACCCGCGGGGAGACGCTGCGCTCGGTCGCGGTGCACGTCACCGACGCCGATGGCGCAGGCCTCGAGGGCGCCAGGGTGCATGTTCAGACCGGCGCGGGCGACTACGTGACCCGAGCCGTGACGGATGCGAACGGTGATGCGCAGGTTCACCTGCCTGATGGGGAGCACCAGCTCGAGGCGTACCTCGATGGCTTCGGTCGTTCGGGGGCGGTGGACGTGGCCGCCGAGGCGACGAGCGTGGCTGTCGCCTACCCCGCGGTCGGCACGCTGACCGTCGCCGCGCGGGTGCCGGGCACCGACGACGCGCTGCCAGCGCGCGTCGCCATCGCGCCGCTGAACGGCAGCGCGCCCTCGACCCCGGGCGCGTGGGGCGAGCACTTGCCCCCTCACGGCCTGTCCGCGTTGGCCTTCCAGACGCTCGACGACGGCCACTACACGCTGCCCCCTGGGGAGTATCGGGTGACGGTCTCGCGTGGCTACGAGTATGAGCTGCACACCGAGGACGTCGTCGTGAGCGCGGGCCAGACGACCACGGTCACGGCGGATCTCGAGCACGTCGTGGACTCCAGCGACGAACTCTGTGGCGACTTCCACATCCACACCAACCGCTCGTTCGACGCCGAAGACGACGCTGCGCTCAAGGTGCGAGCGGCGGCCGCCGAGGGCCTCGAGGTGCCCCTCCGCTCCGACCACGAGTGGGTGGCGGACTTCGAGCCGCTGATCGCCTCGATGGGCCTCACGGAGTTCTTGTACGGCGTGGTCTCGCTGGAGCTGACCACCTTCGACTACGGACACTTCGGAGTCTTCCCGCTCGAGGTGGACGACGCCGCGCACAACAACGGCGCCGTCGACTGGGTGGGCCGGTCGCCACAGCAGGTGTTCGACAGCGTGCACGCCCGCGAGGTGGACGGCGACTCGCCCCTCGTCATCGCCAACCACGCGCGCGAGGGCATCGCGCTGCTCGGGTACTTCACGGCAGCGGGCTACGACTCGCAGACCAACACGGCGTCCGTCCCCGAGCTGTGGAGCGCGGACTTCGACCTGCTCGAGGTGTTCAACGACTCGAGCTTCGACGAGAACCCGAGCCTGGTGGCCGACTGGTTCGCCTTCCTGAATCGCGGCACCCGGGTGTTCGCGGTGGGCTCGTCGGACACGCATCAGGTGTTCGGTATCCCCCTCGGCTATCCGCGCACCTGCGCGCGGGTGGGTACCGATGAGCCCACTGCGCTGCGCAGCATGGGGCCCGGGGTTCTGCGCGATGCCATGGCGGCAGGGCACAGCGTCGTCAACGGAGGCGTGCACGTCACCGCGCGGCACGCGTCCGGGGCGCGTCCCGGTGACGTGGTGACGAGCGCCGCCGCAGACGAGTTGGTCCGCGTGCGGGTGCAGGCGCCTCAGTGGGTCGACGTGGACACGTTGCGCGTCTACGTCGGCGGCACGCTGGTCGAGACCATCACGCTGGACGCGGGCACGGTGGATCCTCTCGACCCCGTGCAGCGCTTCGACGCGGACGTGGCGGTCCCGACGGGCGGGGCGGCGACCTGGGCGGTCTTCGTGGCGGCTGGAGACACGGACCTGGCGCCCGTGCATCCGGGGCGCATGCCTTTCGGAGTGACCAACCCTATCTTCTTCGAGCCGTGACCCGCTCCCCCATGACCACCCTGGCCCTCCCCAGCGCCCAGCTGCACGCTCTCACGTGGGGCACGTCCCGCCCAGACGCCCCCGTCGCCCTGCTCCTGCACGGATTTCCCGACATCCCGCTCAGCTGGGAGCCCGTGGCTCTGCGGCTGGCGGAGCGGGGCCTGCGCGTGGTGGCTCCGTACCTCCCTGGCTACCACCCGTCGCCGGCCCCACGCAGCGGTGACCTGCTGGAGATCACGGATCGCGTCCTCGAGGCCTGCCGCGTGCTGTCGCCGGACCGCCCGCTCTACCTGGTCGGGCACGACTTCGGGGCGGTGGTCACGTACGCCCTCACGGCGCGTGCCCCGTCGCGTTTTCGCGCGTGCTCCGCGATGTCCGTGCCGCACATCCGGGCCTTCCTGGTGAACGGCTTGACCAGCCCCGCGCAGCTTCGGCGCAGCTGGTACATGGGCTTCTTCCAGCTGGTGCCGCTCGCCAACGCCGTGGTCCCGCGCGACGACTACGCCTTCATCAAGCGACTGTGGCGCGTCTGGTCGCCCGGCTACACGCTCCCGGAGGCCCACTTCGACGAGCTGCGGGCATGCTTCGATGCCTCCATGCCGCAGCCGCTCGCCTGGTATCGCCCGCAGTCGGGGGTGACCGGCGCTTCGTTGCGCGACCTCCCTGGCGTCCTGCGCCTGCTCTCGACCCCCATCCGGGTCCCAACGCTCTACCTGCATGGCGAGGACGACGGCTGCATCGGCCCCGCCATGATGCGCGGGCAACGACGCTTCTTTGCGTCGGACTTCAGCGAGGACGTCGTGTCTTCGGCGGGGCACTTCTTGCAGCTCGAGCAGCCGGCGCGGGTGAGCGCCCGCCTCCTCGAATTCTTCGGTCGCTATCCTCTCTGAGCGGTCGGCTGCAAGGTCTGGCGTGCGTGGCCTCGAGTGGCTCGCGTGAGCGCCGCGTTCAGCGCGCTCAGCTCGAAGGGCTTCTCCAGCAGCTCCACGCTCGCCAGGTCGCCGCTGCCCACGTCGAGCTCGTCTCCCGAGTATCCGCTCATGAGGACGGCGGGGAAGTGGCGTTCCCGCGCGCGGATGGCGCGGAGCGCAGCCGGGCCCGTCATGCGTGGCATGCGTACGTCGAAGAGTAGGACGTCCACGCTTCCCTGCTCCTGACTGAACCGCTCCAGCGCCGCGGCGCCGTCCTCTGCGGCGAGCACGGTGTGGCCCTCTCCCTCGAGCATCTGCACCAGCGCGTTCCGCACCAAGGGCTCGTCCTCCGCCATGAGGACGCGCAGCGGCGCGCTCGTGCTCGCTCGCGGCGGGCGCTCGGTCTCGACGGGGCGCTCGTCGGTCCGAGGCAGCGAGATGCGTACGCACGCGCCCCCGCCGGGCGCGTCCTCGATGCGGATGTCCCCGTCGTGGGCGCGCACGATGCCGAACACGATGGACAGGCCGAAGCCCGTGCCGCGCCCACGCTCCTTCGTGGTGAAGAACGGCTCGAACACGCGCGCACGCAGGTCGGCCGGGATGCCGGGGCCCTCGTCGCAGGCGCTCAGTACGATGCGGTCCTCCGTCTGCGAGAGGCGCAGCGTGATGCGACCCCCTGCGGGCATGGCGTCGCGGGCGTTCACGCACAGGTTCATCAGCACCTGCTCGAGCTGCGTCTCGTCGGCCAGCGCGTAGGCGGGCTCCGACTCGAGCTGCACGTCGAGGGTCACGTCCTCCGGCAGCAGGCGGGCCAGCATGTCGCGCGCGCGCGCAAGGGTCTTGTTCAGGTCGACCGGAACGCGCTGTACGGGCGACCGGTGACTGAACGCCAACAAGCGGCTGGTGAGGGTGGCGGCGCGTTGGACGGCGTCGCTCGCTCCGCTCAGCGCTTGGGCCCGGACGCTTCCCTTCGTTCCCTCGAGACGGGCCAGCTCCAGGTTGGCCCCGATGGCTTGGAGCAGGTTGTTGAAGTCGTGGGCGATGCCGCCGGCGAGGTTCCCCACGCTGTCCATCCGCTGGGCGTGGACGAGCTGCTCGTTCAGCGCACGGAGACTCGCGGCGTTGGCCTGCGCGTCCGTGACGTCCTCCGCTTGCAGGAGGAGCGCCTGCTCCTCGCGGCCCAACGGCACCGCGGTGACGCGCGCGTTCCAGCTGCGCGTCTGCCCCCGGGCGTCCACCACGGACACGCACGGCGGAGGGTCGAGCGGTCTGGCGGCTGCGGTGGCCTCCCGCACGGCGTCGATGGGGGTCTCGAGCCAGCTCGTCACCGGCTGCCCCACCATCGCGGCCGTGGTGGTCGCGAGCATGCGGGCCATCTGCGGGTTGGCGTCCACGACCGCTCCATCGGAGCCGAGAATGGCCATCCCGATGGGCGCGTGGTCGAACGCGCTCGCGAAGCGTGCCTGGCTTGCGCGGGTGGCGGCCTCGGCGGTGCCCCGCTCGGCGTTGAGCGACGTGAGCAGCAGCGAGAGCACGCCCGCGGAGGTCATGAACAGCCACAGAGGGCCTGGTGCCAGCGCGCCGCCAGGGCTCGCGAGGGGCCCGTGTGCGATGGCCGTGCCGGCTACTGCGAGCGAGCAGACGAGCGCACATCCCGTGGCCGCGCCCCGAGGGCCCAGCTCGAGCGCGGCCCATGCCAGCGCCATGATGGGAAGCAGGAGAAGCGCGCTCTGGAACTCGACTGGAACCCCAGGGGTCCCGAACGCCACGACCGACGCGCATACGATCAAGAGCACCGCCACGCCCCAGTGACCCGCAGGGACGCGCCGGCCTGGGCGCAGCCAGGTCAGCGCGAGAGGGCCCACGATGAGCGCGCCCGTCGCATCACCAGCCCACCACAGCGCGAGCACCCGGGGCCAGTCGCTCGGCGTGACGGCGCTGCTCACCACCAGGGCCGAGGCGCCGACCAGCGCCGACGCGAGGGGCGCGAGGAGGGACGCGAGCGCCGCGTAGTCCCGCACCTCGCGCCGGACGTCGAAGCGCCCTGAGAAGCCGGTGCGCTGTAGCAGGTAGCCAGCACACAGGGCCTCGAGCGCGTTGCCGGTCGCGATGAACAGCGCACCGCGCGGATCCGTGCGAGCCAGCAGGTTGACGGCGAGCGCCCCGAGCCACACCACGGGGACCATGGCGCGGCCGTACACGACGACCGCAGCGATGGCGATGCCGGTCGGCGGCCAGACGAGGGTCACCGCATCGACCACGGACGACAGACGCAGCCCGAGCACGCCGCCCACGACGTAGCCGGCGAACACGAGTCCGGACGCTTGCCAGGTGGTCTTTCGGGTGGGGGTCAGGGCACCGCTCGCTTCGCGGTCCCAGTGTGCCCCGATCCAGGGATGGTGGCTAGGCGCAGCCCCCGGGGTGCCTCGTCGTGCTGCGGGCCGCCCCTGCTGCACGCACCCGAGCGACAGTGCTCGGGCGCTGCATCTGCGTGGCGCTCGCGTCCGCTATGGGCCGTGCGTTTGGGCGGTCCTCGGCGGCCTGGCCTCGAGACGTGCGCACGCTCGCCAACCGTCCCAACTGCGCGTGGCCACGAGCTGTGAAGCGGTGACCTCCACCGAGAACTGCGCGGCGTAGCTGGCAGCGCGGGGCGTGCCTTCTCCCAGCTGCGCTATCGAGGCCGGCCCCAGACACGCTTCCGCGGCCGCGGGCTCGCGGGGCATCGACTGGGGCGGCCACTCGGTCATGGGTCCGAGCTCGACGACCTCCGTGCAGCGAGGAACCCCCGAGAGGTCACACCGAGCGAGCGTTCTGGTGAGCGGTCGAGCGCAGCCCCGCTCATCCGACGGCATGGACGCCCACACCACCCCGAGCTGCTCCCCCAGCACGAGCGGCCACTGGGTGAGTTCCACCGACAGGTGTTCGAGGTCGGGTGATCGCGTCGCTTCGCCTTCCTCGCCGAGCACCAGGAGTGGCCACACCTCGTCGCCGCTCGCGGCCAGCAGGTAGTGGGTGGCGCCGAAGTCGCTCATGCGGCCCACGCGTAGCTGGGCGATGGCATATCCTCTCGACTCCCCATCGCTCTGCTTGGCGAGCCGCCAGCCGCTGGCGAGGTGGCATCGCGACCGCGCGTCGCCGCCCAAAGCATCGCACAGCTCGTCGACGCTCGAGTAGACCGCTGCCGGGGGCGGCGACGCCGCGACCCACACGAAGGGCCGATCGAGCTCGGCCAGCACATCCTGAACGTAGCTCGCCCGGGTGGCGTCGGGGGCCACGCTCAGGGAGGCCCGGTAGTACGTCACTGCCAGCACCGGGTGCCTGGGTCCTACGCGGTTGCCTTCGGCCCACAGCCGGTCGGCGAACGCACGCGGAGTCTCGTCCGCGCGCTGCAGGCATGGCTCTCTCTCTGCGCCGCACCCGAGCGGGTCGTCCAGCAGCAGTCGATCCGCGGCTCGAGGCGCCGTGGTGGGATGCGACCAACAAGCGTCTTCGCTGGCGTTGTCGTCGACTTCGTGCTCACCCCAGTCACGCCCTACTGGGCACCAGGCGCTTCGGTGGCACGCCACCAAGCACGAGGCGCCAGCGACCAACGTGCACGCGCGAAGCAGCGTCACCAACGAGGCGCGGTCCATGTCGGCTCAGGATGGTCGAGCGAGGGCCCGGACGCGAGCCCAAGTTTGCGGGCACGTTGGCCCGCTGCGCGCTTTAGGCCAGGTCGACCTCGTGCGGACGCACGGCGCGGTACTGCGGCGGTGGACCGAGGCGGAGCTCGGCGCGCAGCTCGTTCACGTCGCGGCTCAGGGCGTCCGTGTAGTCCACGTGGAGCAGCTTGCGAGCCCGCAGCCCACGCATGAACCCCTGCCGGATGATGCGCCGCGCGTTGGGCTCGTAGTCGCTCACCAGGCCGCCGAAGCGCACGTAGCCCGCGAGCACGATGAGCGCGAGCCCTGGGGACGGATGCTGCGCGAGGTCGAACGCGAGCAGGGCCGCCTCGCCGATGAGGTCGCCCTTGTAGCCCGTGAGGGCGTGCTCGAGGTCGTGCGTGTCGCGCAGCCAGTCCTGCATGAAGGCGACGTCCGAGCGAGCGTCACGCGTGCGCACGTCCGCCTCGAGCAAGCCGTCGGCCGTGATGCCTTCGGACTCGACGAAGGCGAGGTACGCGTGAGCGAGCGTCTCGGGCCCGAGCGCGCGCAGCGCGGCGCGGTCGAGCAGGCGCTCGACGAGAGCGGGCGGGTTCTCCAGCAGCGCGGCGCCCACGGGGTCGGCGCGCATGCCGTCGGTCGTGCGGTCCAGCATGCGGCCGCTCAGAGCGTCCAAGATGATGAACACCTGATCGGTGGCGTTCGGGTCGCGCAGCAGCGCGGCGAGTGCACGGAGCGCGCGGCGAGGAGCGTAGCGCCCCGTGGGGGCCGTGGCCCCGTCGGACGCTTTCGCCTGCGCGGGTGCCTTGGCCTTGGAGGTGGAGGGGGCTGGGACCGAGTGGGAGAGAGTGGTCTGCATGGAAGTACCTCCGCGGTGCTGCGCCGACTGGGCGTCGTGCTATCTACAGAAATGTAGATAGCAACCTGTGCGAGGATGTCAAGCATGTCGACGACGAGACGCCGCAGAACCAAGGAGGAGGCGCGCGAGGAGATCCTCACGGCGGCCGCCAAGCGCTTGCTGGACGCGGGCCCGGATGCCCTGCGCATCGCCGATGTCGCGGCGGACGTCGGCATGACCCACCCGACCCTGCTCCATCACGTGGGATCACGCGACGAGTTGCTGCAGGACGCGACGGCGCACCTGATGCAGCGCACGGCGGCGCGCACGCTCGAGGCCATGCGTCGCGCGGGGAGCGAGCAGGAACTGGACGGCTTCGTTCGCGAGAGCCTCGAGGCGTTCCGCGACCGTGGCCGTACACGTGCGGTGGCATGGTTGGCGCTGACCGGGCGCCTCGGCGCCACATCGAAACCTCCGTGGCAGCCGTTCATCGCCGCCGCCCACGCGGCTCGTCAGCGCCGCTTGGCCGCCCGGGCGCGCGGACACGGACGGAGCCTCGCGGCATCCGCGGCGCTCTCGCCGGAGGCGGCAAGCTCCATGGACGTGCCCGAGGCCGACCTCGGCGAGACGCGCAACACGCTCGTGTTGGCGTTCCTCGCGGTGTTCGCGCTGGAGCTCATCGGGGACTCCGTGTTGGCAGACGCAGGCCTCGGCACCGACGCAGGTGCACCCGACCGCTTCCTCGGCTGGTTCGCGTCGTTGCTGGACAAGACCCTCGCGTAGAGGCCCGGACCAAGCCGTGCGCGCGCGATGGATCTGGTGAGCGCCGACCCCGCGTCGCCTCCGCGGCGCTCAGGCGGTGACCAGCGGGAGCTGGCGGCGCGCGCTGGGCGAAGGCACCTCGACGGGGTAGCTGCCCGTGAAGCACGCGTCGCAGTAGCCGTGCCCCGACGGATCCCCGCCCACCGAGCGGTGCAGGCCGGCCACGCTCAAGTAGCCCACTGAGTCGGCGCCGACGAAGCCCGCGATGTCCTCTGCGCTGTGCTTGCTGGCGATCAGCTCGCTGCGCGTCGGCGTGTCGATGCCGTAGAAGCAGGGCCACGCCGTGGGCGGCGAGCTGATGCGCAGGTGCACCTCGCTCGCGCCTGCGTCGCGGATCATCCGCACGATCTTCCGCGACGTGGTGCCGCGCACGATGCTGTCGTCGATGACGGCCACGCGCTTGCCCTTCAGGATCTCCTGCACCGGATGCAGCTTCAGGCGCACGCCGAAGTGGCGGATGGAGTGCTGGGGCTCGATG
Encoded proteins:
- a CDS encoding glutathione S-transferase N-terminal domain-containing protein, translated to MGRHKSAVNSSIAASSVRQWYGSMVLGRLPVPPGTLTLFDAEGDADSRLVREALTELDVDLRIVPVPEGGQRHRGALVALGGGSARVPLLHDAGADVVAQGKGAILRHLFVTYRPDDPRVPLRYRFGATSSKLATRVRKGRGLRATEGRPAAQDLELYSFESSPFSRLVRERLTELELAYLLHNLGKEQRADIGPAGKTLTFGKPYAPVPGGKREKLLARGGRIQVPYLIDPNTSTALYESRAILEYLDRTYAR
- a CDS encoding alpha/beta fold hydrolase, with the protein product MTRSPMTTLALPSAQLHALTWGTSRPDAPVALLLHGFPDIPLSWEPVALRLAERGLRVVAPYLPGYHPSPAPRSGDLLEITDRVLEACRVLSPDRPLYLVGHDFGAVVTYALTARAPSRFRACSAMSVPHIRAFLVNGLTSPAQLRRSWYMGFFQLVPLANAVVPRDDYAFIKRLWRVWSPGYTLPEAHFDELRACFDASMPQPLAWYRPQSGVTGASLRDLPGVLRLLSTPIRVPTLYLHGEDDGCIGPAMMRGQRRFFASDFSEDVVSSAGHFLQLEQPARVSARLLEFFGRYPL
- a CDS encoding MASE1 domain-containing protein, which translates into the protein MFAGYVVGGVLGLRLSSVVDAVTLVWPPTGIAIAAVVVYGRAMVPVVWLGALAVNLLARTDPRGALFIATGNALEALCAGYLLQRTGFSGRFDVRREVRDYAALASLLAPLASALVGASALVVSSAVTPSDWPRVLALWWAGDATGALIVGPLALTWLRPGRRVPAGHWGVAVLLIVCASVVAFGTPGVPVEFQSALLLLPIMALAWAALELGPRGAATGCALVCSLAVAGTAIAHGPLASPGGALAPGPLWLFMTSAGVLSLLLTSLNAERGTAEAATRASQARFASAFDHAPIGMAILGSDGAVVDANPQMARMLATTTAAMVGQPVTSWLETPIDAVREATAAARPLDPPPCVSVVDARGQTRSWNARVTAVPLGREEQALLLQAEDVTDAQANAASLRALNEQLVHAQRMDSVGNLAGGIAHDFNNLLQAIGANLELARLEGTKGSVRAQALSGASDAVQRAATLTSRLLAFSHRSPVQRVPVDLNKTLARARDMLARLLPEDVTLDVQLESEPAYALADETQLEQVLMNLCVNARDAMPAGGRITLRLSQTEDRIVLSACDEGPGIPADLRARVFEPFFTTKERGRGTGFGLSIVFGIVRAHDGDIRIEDAPGGGACVRISLPRTDERPVETERPPRASTSAPLRVLMAEDEPLVRNALVQMLEGEGHTVLAAEDGAAALERFSQEQGSVDVLLFDVRMPRMTGPAALRAIRARERHFPAVLMSGYSGDELDVGSGDLASVELLEKPFELSALNAALTRATRGHARQTLQPTAQRG
- a CDS encoding carboxypeptidase regulatory-like domain-containing protein, with protein sequence METSLVLAAMGRRLRPSLAGVLLLCPSLIQLGCGSDAPSMRPIAEGDPCEGPVVFAEGDDGHAEPLAVRPDEVRAGRLDLEHLPDDPRGLNTYRARDFVLANEHVALIVEDVRPSDHFHEEGGMIVGLGRMRDGRIVDVADYGELVPTMGLYAIHPESATVLQAGGRGRTAVVRVVGTMRSFAFLPDLFQIILRGNHDGWQVAIDYSLDAGAEFAEVTIHAANASDAVATVVSNALFAVQANRMPVFAPTVGADTQSGEFPYLVFVDDEGTSYAWESPAGVIDTLLSVSNLQFYAGPRYELPACSVHSEVVGRVHIGEQGFDSVLASIARTRGETLRSVAVHVTDADGAGLEGARVHVQTGAGDYVTRAVTDANGDAQVHLPDGEHQLEAYLDGFGRSGAVDVAAEATSVAVAYPAVGTLTVAARVPGTDDALPARVAIAPLNGSAPSTPGAWGEHLPPHGLSALAFQTLDDGHYTLPPGEYRVTVSRGYEYELHTEDVVVSAGQTTTVTADLEHVVDSSDELCGDFHIHTNRSFDAEDDAALKVRAAAAEGLEVPLRSDHEWVADFEPLIASMGLTEFLYGVVSLELTTFDYGHFGVFPLEVDDAAHNNGAVDWVGRSPQQVFDSVHAREVDGDSPLVIANHAREGIALLGYFTAAGYDSQTNTASVPELWSADFDLLEVFNDSSFDENPSLVADWFAFLNRGTRVFAVGSSDTHQVFGIPLGYPRTCARVGTDEPTALRSMGPGVLRDAMAAGHSVVNGGVHVTARHASGARPGDVVTSAAADELVRVRVQAPQWVDVDTLRVYVGGTLVETITLDAGTVDPLDPVQRFDADVAVPTGGAATWAVFVAAGDTDLAPVHPGRMPFGVTNPIFFEP
- a CDS encoding TetR/AcrR family transcriptional regulator; its protein translation is MSTTRRRRTKEEAREEILTAAAKRLLDAGPDALRIADVAADVGMTHPTLLHHVGSRDELLQDATAHLMQRTAARTLEAMRRAGSEQELDGFVRESLEAFRDRGRTRAVAWLALTGRLGATSKPPWQPFIAAAHAARQRRLAARARGHGRSLAASAALSPEAASSMDVPEADLGETRNTLVLAFLAVFALELIGDSVLADAGLGTDAGAPDRFLGWFASLLDKTLA
- a CDS encoding site-specific DNA-methyltransferase, encoding MRRILLGDNLALLPTLPRGFARLAYIDPPFNTGKTQSLSPVRAMADEEGRAGFAGRRYRLDAAGDTQRYADAFDDYLAFLIPRIEAALPCLTEDASLFVHLDYREAHYVKVALDRLLGRASFMNEIIWAYDYGARSKSRWSAKHDTILWYALNPKRYVFDFEAMDRIPYMAPGLVGPEKAARGKTPTDVWWHTIVPPGGRERTGYPTQKPLGVLERFIKVHTEPGDVVLDFFAGSGTTGAAAAAHGRGYVLLDENPAAVDVMERRLGHSRG
- a CDS encoding glutaminyl-peptide cyclotransferase, whose product is MALGAVLLVLGAVVYQVRQREGEAAAQGTVVQVAAREERPATSPGVPPGAAANTPERLRVHVLRRLPHDPLAFTQGLFVHSDGRVFESTGLNGRSSVREVVLETGEVSRKRDVDARYFAEGLALVGDRLLQLTWQDGVAFEYDLETFAPRRELHYTGEGWGLCYDAGQDRLVMSDGSNRLVFRDPATFDARGEVRVTRSGRPQRMLNELECVDGVVYANVWQTDEIVRIDPSDGEVTAVIDARGLLTPEERRTTDVLNGIAYLPESGHFLITGKEWPAMFEVTFSPASAPAAAP